The proteins below come from a single Miscanthus floridulus cultivar M001 chromosome 1, ASM1932011v1, whole genome shotgun sequence genomic window:
- the LOC136543652 gene encoding sugar transporter ERD6-like 7 isoform X1 — MAATLPLSGAASPLLLHCNAAPSVSFRHRRRWQRPTATRHDGRGAQQLPLLVARFLPAAVPPGANGACGAIAASGPGAAAWKAPYRGSEGQGSLWMVFLATAVVVCGSFEFGTCVGYSAPAQAGIVSDIGLSNSEYGVFGSVLTIGAMLGAVTSGRLADILGRKMTMRFAAVVGIFGWLTVYFAKDAMVLYAGRVLLGYCTGVLSYVVPVFISEIAPKGIRGGLATSNQLFICSGCSAAYIIGALVSWRSLVLVGLVPCAVLLVGLFFIPESPRWLANIGKEREFHASLQEFRGEDSDISEEATEIKDYIESIRRLPKARIQDLFQSKNMYAVTVGVGLMIFQQLGGINALGFYTSYIFSSAGFSGKLGTTLIGIIQIPITFFGALLMDRSGRRALLLVSSSGTFLGCFLTGLSFYVKAQGLCTQLVPTLALCGILVYYAAYSVGMGPVPWVIMSEIFSIDMKAIAGGFVTLASWIGSFAISYSFNFLMDWNPAGTFFLFSAASLVTVLFVAKVVPETKGRTLEEIQRLLKAT; from the exons ATGGCTGCAACGCTCCCTTTATCCGGCGCAGCATCGCCGCTGCTGCTCCACTGCAACGCCGCCCCTTCCGTCTCTTTCCGCCACCGCAGGCGTTGGCAGCGGCCGACTGCCACACGGCACGACGGCCGCGGCGCGCAGCAGCTGCCGCTGCTGGTCGCGCGGTTCCTGCCGGCAGCAGTGCCTCCGGGAGCCAATGGCGCGTGCGGAGCCATTGCGGCGTCGGGGCCAGGGGCGGCGGCTTGGAAGGCGCCGTACAGGGGAAGCGAGGGGCAAGGGTCGCTGTGGATGGTCTTCCTCGCCACCGCGGTGGTCGTGTGCGGCTCCTTCGAGTTCGGCACCTGT GTGGGGTATTCTGCGCCGGCTCAAGCTGGAATTGTGAGCGACATTGGGTTGTCCAACTCCGAG TATGGTGTCTTTGGATCTGTCTTGACAATTGGAGCAATGCTTGGTGCTGTGACTAGCGGCCGCCTGGCAGACATTCTTGGACGCAAAATG ACCATGCGATTTGCAGCAGTTGTAGGCATTTTTGGCTGGCTTACTGTATATTTTGCCAAG GATGCTATGGTGCTCTATGCTGGAAGAGTTTTGCTGGGATATTGTACTGGAGTTCTTTCCTATGTG GTGCCTGTGTTTATATCTGAAATAGCACCAAAGGGTATCCGAGGAGGCCTTGCAACCTCAAACCAG TTATTCATCTGTTCAGGGTGTTCAGCTGCTTACATTATTGGAGCACTTGTTTCATGGCGCTCTTTGGTTCTAGTAG GATTAGTACCTTGTGCTGTCCTACTTGTGGGGCTTTTCTTCATTCCAGAGTCTCCAAGGTGGCTG GCCAACATAGGGAAAGAGAGAGAATTCCATGCTTCATTACAGGAGTTTAGGGGGGAAGATTCTGACATTTCTGAAGAGGCTACTGAGATCAAA GATTATATAGAATCAATTCGCCGATTGCCTAAGGCCAGGATTCAAGATTTATTTCAGAGCAAAAATATGTATGCAGTCACA GTGGGTGTTGGCCTGATGATTTTTCAGCAACTGGGAGGAATAAATGCCTTAGGTTTCTATACAAGCTATATTTTTTCCTCTGCAG ggttttctggaaaactTGGGACCACCTTGATTGGCATTATTCAG attcCAATCACATTCTTTGGGGCCCTTCTGATGGATAGGAGTGGAAGAAGAGCCCTTCTTTTG GTCTCTTCATCTGGAACATTTCTTGGCTGCTTTCTGACTGGACTATCATTCTATGTTAAG GCACAAGGACTGTGCACACAGCTGGTCCCAACTTTGGCTCTTTGTGGCATACTG GTATACTATGCGGCGTACTCAGTTGGAATGGGCCCAGTTCCTTGGGTTATCATGTCCGAG ATATTCTCGATCGACATGAAAGCAATAGCTGGAGGGTTCGTAACCCTGGCCAGCTGGATCGGTTCCTTTGCGATATCATACTCATTCAACTTCCTCATGGATTGGAACCCTGCAG GTACATTCTTTCTGTTCTCTGCAGCGAGCTTGGTCACTGTGCTGTTCGTGGCAAAGGTAGTACCAGAAACTAAAGGAAGAACACTAGAAGAGATCCAAAGGTTGCTCAAAGCCACATGA
- the LOC136497472 gene encoding cytochrome P450 709B2-like — MVVAVQLGALLALLLALWRLAWRPHAVARSFAMQGVRGPPYTFLAGSLPEAKRLVMAGRRGVAPLDAACHDIMPVLLPQFHRWVADYGRTFLFWIGPIPALFSTDLQLIKQVLTDRTGLYQKDFMIPVLKFLFGNGVILINGDDWKRHRKVVLPAFNHETIKSMSAVTAEVTKQMMQQWREQIHQSGDKESAEIDMIHAFNDLTAKVNGRVAFGTSHWEVDEVIVLMREMQKLATAAMLDAPILWYLPTRRNLHVRRLNKQLRSKIMSIMQARLAADGAKCGGRGGGGDLLGLLLEAWTPQQQQHGNNGETLTTDEVIDECKTFFAAGQETTATLLVWAMFLLAVHPEWQHKVREEVFRELCCTSDGDGDDEVPHADVLAKLKLLYMVLLETSRLYPPIVYIQRRAASDAVLGDIKVPQGTVISIPIAMLHRDKQVWGADAGEFNPMRFEHGLTKAAKDPKALLAFSLGPRVCTGQSFGIVEVQVVMAMILRRFSFSLSPEYVHKPKYLLSLTPKLGMPLIVRNVDG; from the exons atggtggtggcCGTGCAGCTGGGCGCGCTCCTGGCGCTGCTGCTCGCGCTGTGGCGTCTGGCGTGGCGGCCGCACGCCGTGGCGCGGTCGTTCGCGATGCAGGGAGTCCGGGGCCCGCCCTACACGTTCCTGGCAGGGTCCTTGCCGGAGGCGAAGCGGCTGGTGATGGCCGGCCGGAGAGGCGTGGCGCCCCTGGACGCCGCCTGCCACGACATCATGCCCGTCCTCCTGCCGCAGTTCCACAGATGGGTCGCAGACTATG GGAGAACGTTTCTGTTCTGGATCGGGCCGATTCCCGCTCTCTTCTCTACGGATCTACAGCTGATTAAGCAAGTGCTGACAGACAGGACGGGCCTGTATCAGAAGGACTTCATGATCCCCGTGCTCAAATTCCTCTTCGGCAACGGTGTCATACTGATAAACGGAGACGATTGGAAGCGGCACCGCAAAGTGGTCCTCCCCGCGTTCAACCATGAGACGATCAAG AGCATGTCGGCGGTGACTGCAGAGGTAACCAAGCAGATGATGCAGCAATGGCGCGAGCAGATTCACCAAAGCGGCGACAAGGAATCAGCGGAGATAGACATGATCCACGCCTTCAACGACCTGACCGCCAAGGTCAACGGCCGCGTCGCCTTCGGCACGAGCCACTGGGAGGTCGATGAGGTCATCGTCTTGATGCGAGAGATGCAGAAGCTTGCCACTGCGGCCATGCTGGATGCTCCAATACTCTG GTATCTGCCAACTCGGCGTAACCTGCACGTCCGACGTCTGAACAAACAGCTGAGAAGCAAGATCATGTCCATCATGCAGGCACGGCTGGCCGCCGACGGAGCCAAGTgtggtgggcgcggcggcgggggcgaccTACTCGGGCTGCTGCTAGAGGCGTGgacaccgcagcagcagcagcatggcaACAACGGCGAGACGCTGACAACCGACGAGGTGATCGACGAGTGCAAGACCTTCTTCGCCGCGGGGCAGGAAACCACGGCCACCCTCCTCGTCTGGGCCATGTTCCTGCTCGCCGTGCACCCGGAGTGGCAGCACAAAGTCAGGGAGGAGGTCTTCAGGGAATTGTGCTGCACCAGCGACGGTGATGGCGACGACGAGGTCCCCCACGCCGATGTTCTCGCCAAACTCAAGCTG TTATACATGGTGTTGCTGGAGACATCGCGCCTCTACCCCCCGATCGTGTACATACAGCGGAGAGCTGCCTCGGACGCCGTCCTTGGAGACATCAAGGTGCCCCAGGGCACAGTCATCTCGATCCCCATCGCCATGCTGCACCGCGACAAGCAGGTCTGGGGCGCCGACGCCGGTGAGTTCAACCCCATGAGGTTCGAGCACGGCCTCACAAAGGCAGCCAAGGATCCCAAGGCGCTGCTGGCTTTCTCCCTGGGCCCGAGAGTGTGCACTGGACAGAGCTTCGGCATCGTAGAAGTACAGGTTGTCATGGCGATGATCCTCAGGAGgttctccttctccctctccccaGAGTATGTTCACAAGCCCAAGTATCTCCTGTCCTTGACACCCAAGCTTGGGATGCCTCTCATCGTCAGGAATGTGGATGGCTAA
- the LOC136543652 gene encoding sugar transporter ERD6-like 16 isoform X2 gives MAATLPLSGAASPLLLHCNAAPSVSFRHRRRWQRPTATRHDGRGAQQLPLLVARFLPAAVPPGANGACGAIAASGPGAAAWKAPYRGSEGQGSLWMVFLATAVVVCGSFEFGTCVGYSAPAQAGIVSDIGLSNSEYGVFGSVLTIGAMLGAVTSGRLADILGRKMTMRFAAVVGIFGWLTVYFAKDAMVLYAGRVLLGYCTGVLSYVVPVFISEIAPKGIRGGLATSNQLFICSGCSAAYIIGALVSWRSLVLVGLVPCAVLLVGLFFIPESPRWLVGVGLMIFQQLGGINALGFYTSYIFSSAGFSGKLGTTLIGIIQIPITFFGALLMDRSGRRALLLVSSSGTFLGCFLTGLSFYVKAQGLCTQLVPTLALCGILVYYAAYSVGMGPVPWVIMSEIFSIDMKAIAGGFVTLASWIGSFAISYSFNFLMDWNPAGTFFLFSAASLVTVLFVAKVVPETKGRTLEEIQRLLKAT, from the exons ATGGCTGCAACGCTCCCTTTATCCGGCGCAGCATCGCCGCTGCTGCTCCACTGCAACGCCGCCCCTTCCGTCTCTTTCCGCCACCGCAGGCGTTGGCAGCGGCCGACTGCCACACGGCACGACGGCCGCGGCGCGCAGCAGCTGCCGCTGCTGGTCGCGCGGTTCCTGCCGGCAGCAGTGCCTCCGGGAGCCAATGGCGCGTGCGGAGCCATTGCGGCGTCGGGGCCAGGGGCGGCGGCTTGGAAGGCGCCGTACAGGGGAAGCGAGGGGCAAGGGTCGCTGTGGATGGTCTTCCTCGCCACCGCGGTGGTCGTGTGCGGCTCCTTCGAGTTCGGCACCTGT GTGGGGTATTCTGCGCCGGCTCAAGCTGGAATTGTGAGCGACATTGGGTTGTCCAACTCCGAG TATGGTGTCTTTGGATCTGTCTTGACAATTGGAGCAATGCTTGGTGCTGTGACTAGCGGCCGCCTGGCAGACATTCTTGGACGCAAAATG ACCATGCGATTTGCAGCAGTTGTAGGCATTTTTGGCTGGCTTACTGTATATTTTGCCAAG GATGCTATGGTGCTCTATGCTGGAAGAGTTTTGCTGGGATATTGTACTGGAGTTCTTTCCTATGTG GTGCCTGTGTTTATATCTGAAATAGCACCAAAGGGTATCCGAGGAGGCCTTGCAACCTCAAACCAG TTATTCATCTGTTCAGGGTGTTCAGCTGCTTACATTATTGGAGCACTTGTTTCATGGCGCTCTTTGGTTCTAGTAG GATTAGTACCTTGTGCTGTCCTACTTGTGGGGCTTTTCTTCATTCCAGAGTCTCCAAGGTGGCTG GTGGGTGTTGGCCTGATGATTTTTCAGCAACTGGGAGGAATAAATGCCTTAGGTTTCTATACAAGCTATATTTTTTCCTCTGCAG ggttttctggaaaactTGGGACCACCTTGATTGGCATTATTCAG attcCAATCACATTCTTTGGGGCCCTTCTGATGGATAGGAGTGGAAGAAGAGCCCTTCTTTTG GTCTCTTCATCTGGAACATTTCTTGGCTGCTTTCTGACTGGACTATCATTCTATGTTAAG GCACAAGGACTGTGCACACAGCTGGTCCCAACTTTGGCTCTTTGTGGCATACTG GTATACTATGCGGCGTACTCAGTTGGAATGGGCCCAGTTCCTTGGGTTATCATGTCCGAG ATATTCTCGATCGACATGAAAGCAATAGCTGGAGGGTTCGTAACCCTGGCCAGCTGGATCGGTTCCTTTGCGATATCATACTCATTCAACTTCCTCATGGATTGGAACCCTGCAG GTACATTCTTTCTGTTCTCTGCAGCGAGCTTGGTCACTGTGCTGTTCGTGGCAAAGGTAGTACCAGAAACTAAAGGAAGAACACTAGAAGAGATCCAAAGGTTGCTCAAAGCCACATGA